From a region of the Lactuca sativa cultivar Salinas chromosome 4, Lsat_Salinas_v11, whole genome shotgun sequence genome:
- the LOC111891808 gene encoding senescence-associated carboxylesterase 101 — MFNSDVELGKFVGSTDLIPDAYRAITETSSTCQLHTTRSGIKVLAFSSFPDYTFRFHNREFDLVSSEHHEMFDFISTKVNPKFSINGAGVELFEQHFAKLLELLNQLIDSPLVITGQGIGGYLAILFALRHQHEVDVQESNGSKSAKRPICITFGCPMLGNEHLQGAIAERPQWKSSFLNVVAKTDPLASFFSSNSPYKPFGTFLFCTESGGHAAFEDQDAILAALDAMVSSNAGNSQMHDYSKELGSIRKKVLYRGPSEFSESNVTPLRAGIVFQFQEIGVLNDISNDLITEMEKKQVKIIKSKKRYEPTKKLNDMKINLTYMEWYMKTRRLKGGYYDIYKNVSDTDKVENKDVIIKPQRFLDQYWKKTVDESDLMPQKQGAKLRKRWLYNGTNYRRIMEPLDIADYYKSGRKNYIANRPKHYELLEKWSEDEKKERKPSEVRMKAASLTEDSCFWAHVEEAFISLRGLKNGDLSCNTTDIGKFEAYLLGAINEKSLSPDVFVEGSSLMKWWSEYYAYKGSSCNPELARFMNNGSYKSYE, encoded by the exons AT GTTCAACAGTGATGTCGAATTGGGCAAGTTTGTTGGCAGCACTGACCTCATTCCAGACGCTTATCGAGCAATTACGGAAACTTCTTCCACTTGTCAGCTTCACACAACTCGTTCTGGGATCAAAGTTTTGGCTTTCAGCTCTTTTCCTGATTACACATTTCGATTCCATAACAGAGAGTTCGATCTGGTATCATCCGAACACCATGAAATGTTCGACTTCATTTCCACAAAAGTCAACCCCAAATTCTCCATTAACGGAGCTGGTGTTGAGTTGTTTGAACAACATTTTGCGAAGCTTTTGGAGCTCCTGAATCAG CTAATAGACAGTCCTTTGGTAATCACTGGGCAGGGTATCGGAGGATACCTTGCAATTCTTTTTGCCCTACGACATCAACATGAGGTAGATGTGCAAGAATCTAACGGTTCAAAATCAGCCAAACGTCCGATTTGCATAACTTTCGGTTGCCCCATGCTTGGAAACGAACATCTCCAAGGCGCCATCGCTGAACGCCCACAATGGAAATCATCTTTCTTGAATGTGGTAGCGAAAACGGATCCTCTTGCTAGTTTTTTCTCATCAAATAGCCCATACAAGCCTTTCGGCACTTTCCTTTTCTGCACAGAATCAGGAGGGCACGCAGCTTTTGAAGATCAAGACGCGATCCTCGCAGCTCTAGACGCCATGGTGTCATCAAATGCTGGAAACTCCCAAATGCATGATTATAGTAAGGAATTGGGTTCGATCAGAAAGAAGGTATTGTATCGCGGGCCTTCTGAATTCAGCGAATCCAACGTGACTCCATTAAGAGCCGGAATAGTATTCCAGTTTCAAGAAATCGGTGTGTTGAATGATATTTCAAATGATTTGATAACGGAAATGGAAAAGAAACAAGTGAAGATAATCAAAAGCAAGAAAAGGTACGAGCCTACGAAGAAGCTAAACGACATGAAGATAAACTTGACATACATGGAATGGTACATGAAGACCCGAAGACTAAAAGGGGGTTACTATGATATCTACAAGAATGTCAGTGACACAGACAAAGTCGAGAACAAAGATGTAATCATCAAACCGCAACGTTTCCTGGACCAGTATTGGAAGAAGACAGTTGATGAAAGTGATCTAATGCCACAAAAACAAGGTGCGAAGTTGCGTAAGCGTTGGCTCTACAACGGAACTAACTACAGAAGGATCATGGAGCCACTAGATATAGCCGATTACTACAAAAGTGGCAGAAAGAACTACATAGCAAATCGCCCCAAACACTACGAGTTGTTAGAGAAATGGTCGGAGGATGAAAAGAAAGAGAGGAAGCCAAGTGAGGTAAGAATGAAGGCTGCAAGTCTTACTGAGGATTCTTGTTTCTGGGCGCATGTAGAGGAGGCCTTTATTTCACTAAGAGGCTTAAAGAATGGAGACCTAAGCTGCAACACAACCGACATCGGGAAGTTTGAGGCATATCTTTTGGGTGCAATCAACGAAAAATCGTTGTCACCGGATGTTTTCGTGGAAGGAAGCAGTTTAATGAAATGGTGGAGCGAGTATTACGCATACAAAGGAAGTTCGTGCAATCCTGAGCTAGCACGATTTATGAACAATGGTAGCTACAAATCATATGAGTAA